In Hyalangium ruber, the genomic window TCTGGAATAGCCGCCCATTGGGGATTCCATGACCGTCACCTACAAGCTCACGATCCGCACGAGCGCCAAGCTCGGCTCGGGGACGAACGCCGAGATCGGCGTCAGCATGGTCGGGACGAAGGGCGAGAGCGAGAAGTACAAGCTGGACAAGCGCTTCCACAATGACTTCGAGGCCGGGTCGGAGGGCGTCTACGACATCCAGACGCGCGATCTCGGCGAGCTGCTCCTGCTTCGGTTCACCAACGCGGGGGGAGGCCTGGCGGGCGACTGGCTGCTCGACTCCGTCCACGTCACCGCGGGAGAGAAGCGCTGGTACTTCCCCTACTTCCGCTGGGTCGTGAGCGGCTCAACGGCCGAGGTCCTCGAAGGCACGGCGCGGCTCCCGCAGCACGCGCGCAACGAGCGTGAGGCATCCGCCCGTGGCGAGCAGCTCGAGAGCCGCAAGGCGCTGTATGTCTGGCGCCCCGCCGAGGCGACCGCCCAGCTTCCCGGCGCGCTCGACATCAGCAAGGAGCGGCCGCTCCCGAAGGATGAGCGCTACCGGGGGCTGACCGACGGTAGCTACGAGGCCGTCTTCGCCAAGACGATGGCGGCGATCAAGCTGCACATGCCCGTGCTGGCCAACGCCTGGAACGGGCTGGTGGACATCTTCGATGTCTTCAAGCGCATCGAGCTGCCCCGGATCGCCCAGCGGTGGCAGGACGACTACGAGTTCGCGCGCCAGGCCGTGCAGGGCATCAGCCCGGTCCACATCCAGTCCATCACCGCCCTGCCCGAAGGGCTGCCGCTCACCGACAGCGAGCTGCGAGGCCTCCTCTCTCCGGGCACCTCGCTGGAGCAGGCCCTGGCGGCGAAGCGGGTCTTCCTGCTGGACTTCGAGATCCTGGAAGACATCGCGATGTACCGGCACGTCAACAAGGACGGTGTCGAGGAGCAGCGCTGGGCGCCGGCCTCCCGATGCCTCCTGTATCTCGACGACACCCGGCAGCTCCGGCCGATCGCGATCCAGCTCGGCCGCGATCCCGCGCAGGATCCGGTGTTCACGCCAAATGACGCCGAGCACGACTGGCTCGCCGCGAAGATCTACGTGCGCTGCAGCGAGGGCAACACCCACCAGATGGTCGGGCACGCGCTGCGGACGCACTTCGTGGCGGAGCCGTTCGTCATGGCGACGATGCGCAACCTCCCGGACCCGCACCCTGTCTACAAGCTGATGCGGCGCCACTTCCGCTACACGCTGGCGATCAACGAGGGAGCGCGCCAGGGCCTGCTCGCCGAGGGCGGCGTGTTCGATGCCTTCATCGCCACGGGAGGTCCTGACAAGGGCCACCTGCAGCTGGGCAAGAAGGGCTTCGTGCGCTGGAAGCTGGCGGACAACAAGCCACGGCCGGACATCGAGCGCCGAGGTGTC contains:
- a CDS encoding lipoxygenase family protein, whose protein sequence is MTVTYKLTIRTSAKLGSGTNAEIGVSMVGTKGESEKYKLDKRFHNDFEAGSEGVYDIQTRDLGELLLLRFTNAGGGLAGDWLLDSVHVTAGEKRWYFPYFRWVVSGSTAEVLEGTARLPQHARNEREASARGEQLESRKALYVWRPAEATAQLPGALDISKERPLPKDERYRGLTDGSYEAVFAKTMAAIKLHMPVLANAWNGLVDIFDVFKRIELPRIAQRWQDDYEFARQAVQGISPVHIQSITALPEGLPLTDSELRGLLSPGTSLEQALAAKRVFLLDFEILEDIAMYRHVNKDGVEEQRWAPASRCLLYLDDTRQLRPIAIQLGRDPAQDPVFTPNDAEHDWLAAKIYVRCSEGNTHQMVGHALRTHFVAEPFVMATMRNLPDPHPVYKLMRRHFRYTLAINEGARQGLLAEGGVFDAFIATGGPDKGHLQLGKKGFVRWKLADNKPRPDIERRGVLDPAVLPHYPYRDDALPLWDAIEEYVGDVLRHFYKSDADLVNDPEMQAWWADLTERGLPVEKLPCTQLTRVADLVDMLATVIFTVSVQHAAVNYLQYEHYAFVPNAPLCMRQPPPRTKGVLGPNDIAEMIPSKSQTLWQVAIGRALSSFGEDEEFLLHEGGWREEYFQEPELVAIRERFHERLRAQLAAVKARNAKSDAPYTVLQADKIPCGITI